The following are encoded in a window of uncultured Sphaerochaeta sp. genomic DNA:
- the rnr gene encoding ribonuclease R — protein MPKKTDTNSKVKRTKKSARTQKTKRKVIEGSLSVHAKGFGFVLVKKGSDIFIPLEHMLNAMDGDYVSVEIVKKVPKKNPEGRIVKILTLQNKEIIGVFKSSKEGGSVIPSDERYNNPIIIPKDSLSSPKIGRKPKNGEFVVINRTGWNENDHTVTGKIIDILGKPESKEMDLLLVARNNDLTIPFPTQVNKALTGLPEFNLQKELKSREDFRSVPCFTIDPESAKDFDDAISLVQLDNGRFELGVHIADVSHYVREGSAIDKEAYERGTSVYFVNNVIPMLPERLSNDLCSLKPNTDRLAFSVIMEIDSRGIVQKYRIRETVIRSAVRFTYEEVEAIIEGKKHPHAKTIHLMQMLSLILRRSREEMGSIDFDISEAAISLDEQGVPYSIRPRERIESNRLVEEFMLVANRIVASHIAKKSTKRNPKPFVYRVHEKPDKESIQSFLDLLERLGLKYQLDKEVQSDDYRKILDIIENLDYKYFIEKVALRSMTKAYYSTKNEGHFGLAFDAYTHFTSPIRRYPDLVVHRLLKYYASKEKDKKGATKGEAATLSKKLDSICTHCSEREIRSTQAEREFIKIKSMEFLSSKVGETYEGIISGMASFGMFVELSHYVIEGLVHVSELKDDHYDFDKEEFTLTGRKTGKVYRMGDSVTIKIKSVSKEEKRADFLLV, from the coding sequence GTGCCCAAGAAGACTGACACAAATAGCAAAGTGAAACGAACCAAGAAATCCGCACGAACACAAAAAACAAAGAGAAAAGTGATAGAGGGTAGCCTCTCTGTCCACGCAAAGGGATTTGGCTTCGTGCTCGTAAAGAAAGGATCTGATATCTTCATCCCTCTGGAACATATGCTGAATGCGATGGATGGTGATTATGTCTCAGTTGAAATCGTAAAGAAAGTACCCAAGAAGAACCCAGAAGGAAGAATAGTAAAAATTCTCACCTTGCAGAACAAAGAGATAATCGGTGTCTTCAAGAGCAGTAAGGAGGGGGGGTCGGTCATCCCAAGCGATGAGCGATACAACAATCCCATCATCATTCCAAAGGACTCTTTATCTTCGCCAAAAATTGGAAGAAAACCAAAGAATGGTGAGTTTGTCGTAATCAATAGAACGGGTTGGAACGAGAATGACCATACCGTAACAGGCAAGATCATCGATATCTTGGGGAAGCCGGAGAGCAAGGAGATGGACCTCCTCTTGGTTGCTCGGAACAACGACCTGACCATTCCGTTCCCCACTCAAGTGAATAAGGCACTGACAGGGCTACCTGAGTTTAATCTGCAAAAAGAGCTGAAGAGTCGCGAAGACTTTCGTTCAGTTCCCTGTTTCACCATTGATCCGGAATCTGCAAAGGATTTTGATGATGCCATCTCGCTTGTCCAATTGGATAATGGCCGTTTTGAGCTGGGGGTGCATATTGCAGATGTATCCCATTATGTACGTGAGGGATCGGCAATTGACAAGGAAGCATATGAACGGGGAACCTCCGTCTATTTCGTCAACAACGTAATACCAATGCTTCCCGAGCGGCTTTCCAATGACCTTTGTAGCCTCAAGCCAAATACTGATCGCCTTGCGTTCTCCGTGATCATGGAAATCGATTCCCGCGGTATTGTGCAGAAATATAGGATCAGGGAAACCGTTATCAGGAGTGCTGTCCGATTCACCTATGAAGAGGTTGAAGCAATCATTGAAGGAAAGAAGCATCCACATGCAAAGACCATTCATCTTATGCAGATGCTCTCCCTTATCCTTCGTAGGTCGAGGGAGGAGATGGGCTCTATCGATTTCGATATCTCTGAAGCGGCAATCTCTCTTGATGAACAGGGAGTGCCCTATTCGATCAGACCACGTGAGAGAATTGAATCAAATCGGTTGGTAGAGGAGTTTATGCTTGTTGCAAACCGTATTGTTGCCAGTCATATTGCCAAAAAATCTACTAAAAGGAATCCTAAACCATTTGTCTATCGAGTACATGAAAAGCCGGACAAGGAGTCGATACAAAGCTTCCTTGACCTCCTTGAACGGTTGGGACTGAAATATCAACTCGACAAGGAAGTACAATCGGATGATTACAGGAAAATCCTCGACATCATAGAAAATCTTGACTACAAGTACTTTATAGAGAAAGTTGCCCTCAGATCCATGACCAAAGCCTACTACAGTACAAAGAATGAAGGGCACTTCGGTTTGGCTTTTGACGCATACACCCATTTCACCTCCCCCATAAGAAGGTACCCCGATTTGGTGGTACATCGTTTGTTGAAGTATTATGCGAGCAAGGAAAAAGACAAGAAGGGAGCAACAAAAGGCGAAGCTGCGACCTTGTCCAAGAAGCTAGATTCCATCTGTACGCACTGTTCAGAGCGGGAGATTCGCTCAACCCAGGCTGAACGTGAATTCATCAAGATCAAATCGATGGAGTTTCTCTCCTCAAAGGTGGGGGAGACGTACGAGGGAATCATCTCCGGTATGGCAAGCTTTGGAATGTTTGTAGAGCTGTCACACTATGTCATCGAGGGATTGGTGCATGTCTCAGAGCTCAAAGATGACCACTATGATTTCGATAAGGAGGAATTTACTCTCACCGGGCGCAAGACTGGAAAGGTCTACCGCATGGGGGACTCGGTTACCATCAAGATAAAAAGTGTGTCCAAAGAGGAGAAACGGGCAGACTTCTTGCTTGTATGA
- a CDS encoding pyridoxal phosphate-dependent aminotransferase, which yields MHMSHRISAFQCSPIRRLSPYARDAVNRGIKVYHLNIGQPDIKTPPQVIEAVQNYDQSIIAYGNSEGMQELREALPAYYAKYGLNVDTEDILITTGGSEALQFAFMTLCDPYDEIIIPEPYYTNVSSFAHSAMVDLVPVTSNMEEEFSLPDISAFEQKISRKTGAILLCSPNNPTGHVYTKDELLQLLNLCKKHDIFLIVDEVYREFCYDGKEFTSVLSFEEFSDRVICVDSFSKRYSMCGARIGALVSKNKEVLENALKLSQARLCPPDIEQVAALAALSTDDSYLREVKIEYEKRRDFIVNALQKIDGVKVSNPKGAFYLVAELPVDDAESFATFMLRDFNLNGETVMVAPCEDFYVTKGLGHRQVRIAYVLNTDDLAKAAACIEAGLAAYRAQM from the coding sequence ATGCACATGTCACATAGGATCTCTGCCTTTCAATGCTCTCCCATTCGTCGTCTCTCCCCATACGCTCGCGATGCAGTGAACAGGGGAATCAAGGTCTATCATCTGAATATCGGACAACCTGATATAAAGACCCCTCCCCAGGTTATCGAGGCAGTTCAAAATTATGACCAGAGTATTATTGCCTATGGAAATAGTGAGGGAATGCAAGAACTTCGTGAAGCCCTCCCTGCCTATTATGCAAAGTATGGTCTTAATGTGGATACAGAGGATATTCTTATCACGACCGGGGGGAGTGAAGCCCTTCAGTTTGCATTCATGACGCTTTGTGATCCGTATGATGAGATCATCATTCCTGAACCATATTATACCAATGTCTCTTCCTTCGCCCACTCCGCGATGGTTGATTTGGTTCCCGTTACCAGCAACATGGAGGAGGAGTTTTCTCTTCCAGATATCAGTGCCTTTGAACAGAAGATTTCCAGGAAGACTGGGGCAATCCTACTATGTAGTCCCAATAATCCCACTGGACATGTCTATACGAAGGATGAGTTGTTGCAGCTTTTGAATCTCTGTAAGAAGCATGACATTTTCCTGATTGTCGATGAGGTGTACCGAGAGTTCTGCTATGACGGGAAGGAGTTCACCAGTGTCCTTTCCTTTGAGGAGTTCAGCGACCGGGTCATCTGTGTGGACAGTTTCTCAAAACGATACAGCATGTGTGGAGCCCGGATCGGTGCCTTGGTGAGCAAGAACAAGGAAGTCTTGGAGAATGCACTCAAGCTCTCCCAGGCTCGCTTGTGTCCTCCTGACATTGAGCAGGTGGCTGCTCTTGCTGCATTAAGTACTGATGACTCATATCTTCGTGAAGTAAAGATTGAGTATGAGAAGAGAAGGGATTTCATCGTAAATGCTTTGCAAAAGATTGACGGGGTGAAAGTGAGCAACCCGAAGGGTGCATTCTATCTAGTGGCAGAACTCCCCGTGGATGATGCAGAGTCATTTGCTACATTCATGCTTCGCGACTTCAATTTGAATGGGGAGACTGTCATGGTCGCCCCATGTGAGGATTTCTATGTAACCAAAGGGTTGGGACACCGGCAGGTAAGAATTGCCTATGTGCTCAACACCGATGATTTGGCAAAGGCAGCAGCCTGCATTGAAGCAGGCCTTGCTGCTTACCGCGCTCAGATGTGA
- a CDS encoding Na/Pi cotransporter family protein, with protein MNTIVIFFQIVGSLGLFLFGIKLLSEGLQKTAGDKMKAVLKLMTKNRLVSILTGILITIIIQSSSATTVMVVSFVNAGLMGLTQAIGVILGANIGTTFTGWLVALLGFKLDITVLALISIAFAGPLMFSKKAQQRDIADVLLGFGILFLGLNFMSHSIPDITGNVDALAFLSAINNDTLWINLLCIILGTVITMVVQSSSAAMAMTLTMAYNGWLGVTAAAAMILGSNIGTTITAYLASIGTSTTAKRAAWAHIIFNVFGSVISLILFHPLLTFVNWITPGNIYALSGSALSSQLPLFLAMFHTVFNVINTVIFFPFVNQYARFIKRLVPAKAEYDEGTYHFKYIGGIFIDSPEIYMLAIRDEIKKMANLACNMLTRYRGMFNNPSANMESDIQAMKKDEEYADQMQEQLSDFCVHLLQDSQTPTNASSLNCLIRVMDELESVTDSCFNLTMLSQRRFAQGWVFDEETDKDLKAYQQIVQDFLDYIRDRMDKTLTKAEMQMANEYEEQINSYRNRLSQTVQERLSGGKADVRVELLILEKIRHLEHIGDYCTNIAEAYHQAVKHTPMLQKRSDKSVSSL; from the coding sequence ATGAATACCATTGTGATCTTTTTCCAGATTGTCGGCAGCTTGGGTCTTTTCCTCTTTGGAATAAAACTCCTTAGTGAAGGCCTCCAGAAGACTGCCGGTGACAAGATGAAGGCAGTCCTTAAACTCATGACAAAAAACCGGTTGGTATCCATTCTTACCGGTATTCTTATTACCATAATCATCCAGAGTTCTTCAGCAACCACGGTCATGGTAGTAAGTTTTGTCAACGCAGGACTGATGGGGCTTACCCAAGCCATCGGAGTCATCCTCGGTGCCAACATCGGTACCACCTTTACCGGTTGGTTGGTGGCACTGTTGGGGTTCAAGCTTGACATCACCGTTCTGGCACTTATTTCTATTGCCTTTGCCGGTCCATTGATGTTCAGCAAGAAAGCACAGCAGCGTGACATCGCGGACGTATTGCTCGGATTCGGCATTCTCTTCCTCGGCCTGAATTTCATGAGCCATTCAATCCCGGATATTACCGGTAATGTGGATGCACTGGCTTTCCTGTCTGCGATCAACAATGATACACTCTGGATTAACCTTCTCTGTATCATCCTTGGAACCGTTATCACGATGGTAGTCCAGTCTTCCTCTGCTGCCATGGCAATGACTCTTACCATGGCATATAACGGATGGCTTGGTGTTACTGCAGCGGCTGCCATGATTCTTGGCTCCAATATCGGTACAACCATCACAGCATACCTTGCTTCCATTGGAACAAGCACTACTGCAAAACGTGCTGCCTGGGCACATATCATTTTCAACGTCTTTGGAAGTGTGATCTCCTTGATTCTATTCCACCCCCTGTTGACGTTTGTCAATTGGATTACCCCCGGCAACATCTACGCACTCTCCGGCAGTGCCCTCAGCAGTCAGCTGCCACTCTTCCTTGCCATGTTCCATACGGTATTCAATGTCATCAACACCGTCATTTTCTTCCCATTCGTTAATCAATATGCCAGGTTTATCAAACGACTCGTGCCCGCAAAGGCTGAGTATGATGAAGGAACCTACCACTTTAAATATATCGGTGGTATCTTCATTGACAGCCCTGAAATCTACATGCTGGCAATTCGAGATGAAATCAAGAAGATGGCAAACCTAGCTTGTAATATGCTTACCCGCTATCGTGGTATGTTCAACAACCCAAGCGCAAACATGGAGAGTGATATCCAGGCAATGAAAAAGGACGAGGAGTATGCCGACCAGATGCAGGAACAACTTTCTGACTTCTGTGTACACCTTTTGCAGGACTCCCAAACCCCTACCAATGCCTCTTCCCTCAACTGCCTTATCAGGGTCATGGATGAGCTGGAGTCGGTAACCGACAGTTGCTTCAACCTGACAATGCTCAGCCAGAGACGATTTGCCCAAGGATGGGTCTTCGATGAGGAGACTGACAAGGACCTCAAGGCGTACCAGCAGATTGTACAGGACTTCCTCGATTACATCCGTGACCGGATGGACAAGACCCTTACCAAAGCCGAGATGCAGATGGCCAATGAGTATGAGGAACAGATCAACAGCTACCGTAACCGGTTAAGCCAGACTGTCCAGGAACGGCTGAGTGGAGGAAAGGCTGATGTACGCGTAGAGCTCTTGATCCTTGAGAAAATCAGGCATCTCGAGCACATCGGTGACTACTGCACCAATATTGCCGAAGCCTACCACCAGGCAGTGAAACATACTCCGATGTTGCAAAAACGCAGTGACAAGAGTGTTTCAAGCCTGTAA
- the prs gene encoding ribose-phosphate diphosphokinase, with amino-acid sequence MSIIKPHKLGIISGPGSEYFTGKVVKHLRRLYLERYEKLSSALAKRHGMREDEILKTVTLMDDLNNKRIPRSKCPTTFQCPDFTIKVKYTKFANGEEKAEILDAVRGLRIFIVYDVSNMEPVKVAGSDEPVSLSVNDHLMFLFTTINALQLAGAESVTLVLPTYPYSRQHKKGAREALTAAMFGHMCEMLGVERIITLDIHSREIENSFSKLHLENLHASYQVLIALRKIIDFSDPDLVVVAPDTGAISRNKFYAQALHRPLAMLYKERDYSIVSRDAKHSNIKSINLLGDVKGKTVLIADDMLATGGTMIIAMRELMSLGAKKIICMVSLPFFNAGAVEDFDMAYKEGIFYRIIGTNSVFHGRDLLDKEWYVQADITELFARVISRLHHGRSISPLLDNRKFIQILIDNTQAQAQAQAQSQEPKPGASASNPESK; translated from the coding sequence ATGAGCATCATCAAACCCCATAAGCTTGGGATTATCTCAGGCCCAGGTTCGGAATATTTTACGGGAAAGGTGGTAAAACACCTCCGTCGTCTCTATTTGGAACGGTATGAAAAACTGTCCAGTGCATTGGCTAAACGTCATGGTATGCGTGAGGATGAGATTCTCAAGACCGTCACGTTGATGGATGACTTGAACAACAAGCGAATACCAAGAAGCAAATGCCCAACGACGTTCCAGTGTCCTGATTTCACTATCAAGGTGAAATATACCAAGTTTGCAAATGGGGAAGAGAAGGCCGAGATTCTTGATGCAGTCAGGGGTTTGAGAATCTTCATTGTCTATGATGTATCCAATATGGAACCTGTTAAGGTTGCTGGTTCTGATGAACCGGTCAGTCTTTCGGTCAATGACCATCTTATGTTTCTCTTTACCACAATCAATGCACTCCAACTTGCAGGAGCTGAGAGTGTTACCTTGGTACTTCCCACCTACCCTTATTCACGGCAACATAAGAAAGGTGCACGTGAGGCACTCACTGCTGCCATGTTTGGCCACATGTGTGAGATGTTGGGAGTTGAGCGCATCATAACCCTTGATATCCATAGCCGAGAGATTGAGAACAGTTTCTCAAAGCTTCATCTTGAAAATCTGCATGCTTCTTACCAGGTTCTGATTGCGCTTCGCAAGATTATTGATTTCAGTGATCCTGATCTTGTGGTAGTTGCCCCCGACACCGGTGCTATCAGCAGGAACAAGTTCTATGCCCAAGCCTTGCACCGTCCCTTGGCAATGTTGTACAAGGAACGCGATTACTCCATTGTAAGTCGTGATGCTAAACACTCCAATATCAAGAGCATTAACCTGCTTGGTGATGTGAAGGGCAAGACTGTGCTTATTGCCGATGATATGCTTGCAACCGGTGGAACCATGATCATCGCAATGCGTGAATTGATGAGTCTTGGTGCAAAAAAGATCATCTGTATGGTAAGTCTTCCCTTCTTCAATGCAGGAGCGGTTGAAGATTTTGATATGGCCTACAAAGAAGGTATTTTCTATCGGATCATCGGCACAAACTCAGTATTCCACGGGCGTGATCTGCTAGACAAGGAGTGGTATGTGCAAGCTGACATAACTGAGTTGTTTGCTCGCGTTATCAGCCGTTTGCACCACGGCCGTTCCATCAGCCCTCTGCTTGATAACCGCAAATTCATCCAGATTCTTATCGATAACACGCAAGCTCAGGCTCAGGCTCAGGCCCAGTCGCAAGAGCCAAAACCGGGAGCTAGCGCTAGTAACCCGGAGAGCAAGTAG
- a CDS encoding class I SAM-dependent methyltransferase produces the protein MHKTQDCPLCGYPAIPLIQSGPSSYAHCPICKGISMNRDQLLGSKEEWDFYLGHNNDVYDPRYQNFVRPLVDLIESRQNPSHKGLDFGAGSGPVISHMLQERGYSMYLYDPFFHPDLSVLETQYRFIVACEVIEHFHSPGSSFSELIHFLEPRGTLYCRTTLVPDYIDFNRWHYKNDATHVFFYHEETVAWIAKNILSCGYTIIDRNLMFYSRS, from the coding sequence ATGCACAAAACCCAGGATTGCCCCCTCTGTGGATATCCAGCAATTCCCTTGATACAGTCTGGTCCATCGTCCTATGCCCATTGTCCCATTTGTAAGGGTATTTCCATGAATCGGGACCAGTTACTTGGTTCAAAAGAGGAATGGGATTTCTATCTTGGGCATAATAATGATGTGTATGATCCCCGATATCAGAATTTTGTACGTCCTTTGGTGGATCTAATTGAATCAAGACAGAACCCTTCCCATAAAGGACTGGATTTTGGAGCCGGGAGTGGGCCTGTTATCTCTCACATGCTTCAAGAGAGGGGGTACAGCATGTATCTCTATGATCCTTTTTTCCACCCCGATCTGTCTGTCTTGGAAACACAGTATCGATTTATTGTTGCCTGTGAGGTAATTGAGCACTTTCATAGTCCCGGCTCTTCATTCAGCGAGCTTATACACTTCCTGGAACCAAGGGGAACCTTGTATTGTAGGACGACATTGGTTCCAGATTATATCGACTTCAATCGCTGGCATTACAAGAATGATGCCACTCATGTATTTTTCTACCATGAAGAGACGGTTGCCTGGATAGCGAAAAACATCCTCTCCTGTGGCTATACGATCATTGACCGTAATCTTATGTTCTACTCGCGTTCATAA
- a CDS encoding class III extradiol ring-cleavage dioxygenase: MKANVVYLSHGGGPLPLLGDPSHRAMVRFMRQLGEDLPRPKAIVVVSAHWEEEIPTLTASPSPPLLYDYYGFPKEAYEITYPAMGSPALAKQIADLLGNAVLDEKRGFDHGMFIPLSLMYPDASIPTIQLSLLSSLSAAEHWRLGEKLRPLLDEDILFLGSGFSFHNMRQFWREDDEQNHAFQDFLIETCCVETPIQNRKQALIQWERAPYARYCHPREEHLLPLLVCQSLAGGAADLVFDDKIIERRAVAFHWS; the protein is encoded by the coding sequence ATGAAAGCGAACGTTGTCTATCTTTCTCACGGTGGGGGACCCCTTCCCCTCTTGGGTGACCCTTCGCATAGAGCGATGGTACGGTTCATGAGACAGCTTGGAGAAGATCTGCCACGGCCAAAGGCCATCGTCGTGGTGAGTGCTCATTGGGAGGAAGAGATACCCACACTTACCGCATCCCCAAGCCCTCCATTGTTGTATGACTATTATGGCTTTCCTAAAGAGGCATATGAGATTACCTACCCCGCCATGGGTAGTCCTGCTCTCGCCAAGCAGATTGCAGATCTGCTCGGTAACGCTGTCTTGGATGAGAAACGTGGTTTTGACCATGGGATGTTCATTCCACTCAGCCTGATGTATCCAGATGCCTCTATTCCCACCATACAGCTCTCACTTCTCTCTTCACTCTCAGCTGCTGAACACTGGAGGCTGGGTGAAAAACTCAGGCCATTGCTCGATGAAGATATTCTCTTTCTTGGTTCAGGGTTTTCGTTTCATAACATGCGGCAATTCTGGAGGGAGGATGATGAACAAAACCATGCATTCCAGGACTTCCTCATTGAGACTTGCTGTGTGGAGACTCCAATCCAGAACAGGAAGCAGGCATTGATACAGTGGGAGAGAGCTCCCTATGCCAGATATTGTCACCCAAGGGAGGAGCATCTGCTGCCACTGCTCGTCTGCCAGTCCCTTGCGGGAGGAGCTGCTGACCTGGTTTTCGATGACAAGATCATTGAACGCAGGGCGGTCGCATTCCACTGGAGTTGA
- the trxA gene encoding thioredoxin — MSEMIVTDDNFKEEILQADKLVLVDFWAPWCGPCKMIGPAVSQLAQKYADTLKVAKVNVDEAGSLANMFNVNSIPTLMLFKDGEVVDQRMGAASLSVIEGFVKQHL; from the coding sequence ATGAGTGAAATGATCGTAACTGACGACAACTTCAAAGAGGAAATACTCCAGGCTGACAAGCTGGTATTGGTGGATTTCTGGGCCCCTTGGTGTGGTCCCTGTAAAATGATCGGACCAGCGGTATCGCAGCTCGCACAAAAGTATGCAGATACCCTGAAAGTCGCGAAAGTGAACGTGGATGAGGCAGGAAGCCTCGCAAACATGTTCAATGTAAATTCAATTCCCACCTTGATGCTGTTCAAGGATGGAGAGGTCGTTGACCAGAGAATGGGTGCAGCCTCCCTTTCGGTAATTGAAGGATTCGTCAAACAACATCTGTAA
- the argH gene encoding argininosuccinate lyase produces MSKLWQKDYSLDSLMEEFTVSNDYILDQQLVIADCLGSIAHARGLHHIGILDAEELASLEEGLKKIISLKMEDSFPITKENEDCHTAIEGFLTEEYGEVGKKIHTGRSRNDQVQTALRIWMREFTLKLCRATGELCETLLSFAEKYAEVPMPGRTHMQIAMPSSLGLWAASYAEELYDEAQHLMHLSWLFDQSPLGSAASYGVPLPLDRQFTAEQMGFTRVQNNVLYANNSRGKFEAILLDGCDYIALTLSKLAQDLILFTLPEFGYFSLPKELCTGSSIMPQKKNPDGLELARSRSSVVSSCAARVKSIIRSLPSGYNRDFQDTKEPLLAGTKATWQLVQIFGRMMDGLQVNEDALIAGCTPELYATDVVLQGVLEGKNFRDTYKDVGLHLEQVAKADPVQTIMNRSSIGTTGNLGLDEDQLFVSLMKSGCDDVLASFEKAYQELSGLEGVETVLY; encoded by the coding sequence ATGTCCAAGCTTTGGCAGAAAGATTATTCACTCGATTCCTTGATGGAGGAATTCACCGTCAGCAACGATTACATTCTGGACCAGCAACTGGTTATCGCCGATTGTCTGGGTTCAATCGCTCATGCACGAGGATTGCATCATATAGGAATCCTGGATGCAGAGGAACTTGCATCCCTGGAAGAGGGTTTGAAAAAAATCATTTCCCTTAAAATGGAAGACTCATTTCCCATTACCAAGGAGAACGAAGATTGCCATACGGCTATCGAGGGATTCCTGACCGAAGAGTATGGTGAGGTGGGAAAGAAAATCCATACTGGTCGGAGTAGGAATGACCAGGTACAGACTGCTCTGAGAATTTGGATGCGTGAATTCACCCTTAAGCTCTGCAGGGCTACTGGAGAGCTCTGTGAGACTCTGCTCTCCTTTGCAGAGAAGTATGCCGAGGTTCCCATGCCGGGGCGTACCCATATGCAGATTGCCATGCCATCTTCCCTTGGCCTCTGGGCAGCAAGCTATGCTGAGGAGCTCTATGATGAGGCACAGCATTTGATGCACCTCTCTTGGCTGTTTGACCAGAGTCCTCTTGGCTCTGCAGCCAGTTATGGTGTCCCCCTGCCGTTGGACAGGCAATTCACCGCCGAGCAGATGGGCTTCACCCGTGTGCAAAACAATGTCCTGTATGCAAATAACAGCAGAGGTAAGTTTGAGGCAATCCTTCTCGATGGTTGTGATTATATTGCACTCACCCTAAGCAAGCTTGCCCAGGACTTGATCCTGTTCACCCTTCCTGAGTTTGGATATTTCTCCCTTCCCAAGGAGCTCTGTACAGGTTCTTCCATCATGCCACAGAAGAAGAATCCTGATGGACTTGAACTTGCAAGAAGCCGTTCCTCAGTGGTTTCCAGTTGCGCGGCAAGGGTAAAATCGATTATCAGGAGCCTCCCCTCCGGTTACAACCGCGATTTCCAGGATACCAAGGAACCGCTGTTGGCTGGCACAAAGGCAACATGGCAGTTGGTACAGATTTTCGGCAGGATGATGGATGGACTACAAGTCAATGAAGATGCCTTGATCGCAGGATGCACCCCCGAGCTGTATGCCACCGATGTGGTGCTCCAGGGAGTGCTTGAAGGAAAGAACTTCCGTGATACCTACAAGGATGTAGGGTTGCATCTTGAGCAGGTCGCTAAGGCCGATCCCGTGCAGACCATCATGAACAGAAGCAGTATTGGAACCACGGGTAATCTTGGCCTGGATGAAGACCAGCTCTTCGTCTCCCTGATGAAAAGCGGATGTGATGATGTGCTTGCCAGTTTTGAGAAAGCGTATCAGGAGCTGAGTGGACTGGAAGGGGTTGAGACAGTCCTGTACTAG
- a CDS encoding secondary thiamine-phosphate synthase enzyme YjbQ has translation MMTYRKELWFHLNKRRGLVNITDAVQEAVNECGIREGLVLVNAMNITSSVFINAVETGLHEDFEIWLEKLAPELPYEQYKHNTEKEHNADGHLKRSIMGREAVIAITGGKLDFGSWEEIFYYDFDGMRDKHVLIKIIGE, from the coding sequence ATGATGACCTATCGAAAGGAACTCTGGTTTCACCTCAACAAACGACGAGGACTCGTCAATATCACTGATGCTGTACAGGAAGCAGTTAATGAGTGCGGAATTAGAGAAGGACTGGTATTGGTCAATGCGATGAACATTACCAGTAGCGTGTTCATCAATGCCGTGGAAACGGGATTGCATGAAGATTTCGAAATCTGGCTGGAGAAATTGGCCCCCGAACTGCCCTACGAGCAGTACAAACACAACACAGAAAAGGAACATAATGCAGATGGCCACCTCAAGCGATCCATTATGGGGAGAGAGGCGGTCATTGCAATTACAGGAGGAAAACTCGACTTTGGCTCTTGGGAAGAGATTTTCTACTATGACTTTGATGGCATGAGAGACAAACATGTCCTCATCAAGATCATCGGAGAATAG